Proteins encoded together in one Cyprinus carpio isolate SPL01 chromosome B14, ASM1834038v1, whole genome shotgun sequence window:
- the LOC109102640 gene encoding histone RNA hairpin-binding protein-like translates to MSIHQKYGYENDCKPEENRNKGASRWTHCRKRGADGNLRKCHEVEEPGKSSQSSRRQESFTTPESEGPVSRVKNWGDEVEAEEMRSNVRRDMHRYRRRILEADFPQRDRKISSGSSDSRDSRDSKESPAKGDIETDENTLIRRQKQINYGKNTLAYDRYIKEVPKHMRQPGVHPKTPNKFKKYSRRSWDQQIKLWRVKLHAWDPPAEEGSDLQQMIHLQEPLKR, encoded by the exons ATGTCTATCCATCAAAAATACGGATACGAAAACGATTGCAAACCTGAAGAAAACAG GAACAAAGGCGCTTCAAGATGGACCCATTGTAGGAAACGCGGTGCAGATGGTAATCTGAGAAAATGTCACGAGGTTGAAGAGCCTGGCAAAAGTTCACAGAGCTCACGCAGACAAGAAAG tttcaCAACCCCAGAGAGTGAGGGACCTGTGTCCAGAGTAAAAAACTGGGGAGATGAGGTAGAGGCAGAGGAAATGCGTTCAAATGTCCGACGTGATATGCATCG ATACAGAAGAAGAATTCTTGAAGCAGATTTTCCTCAAAGAGACAGAAAAATCTCGTCTGGAAG TTCTGACTCCAGAGACTCGAGAGATTCCAAAGAATCTCCTGCTAAAGGTGACATCGAGACGGATGAGAACACTCTCATAAGGAGacaaaaacagattaattatGGGAAAAACACTCTTGCATATGATAGATACATTAAAGAAGTTCCCAA GCACATGAGACAGCCCGGTGTTCATCCAAAGACTCCAAACAAATTCAAGAAATACAGCCGACGCTCCTGGGACCAGCAGATTAAACTGTGGCGGGTCAAACTTCACGCGTGGGATCCTCCTGCAGAAGAGGGAAGCGACCTGCAGCAGAT